From one Aeropyrum camini SY1 = JCM 12091 genomic stretch:
- a CDS encoding 30S ribosomal protein S8, translated as MVMLDTLANAMAAIKNAEMRGKGEAIIMPSSKLIANVLRILEKEGYIAGFEYIDDGRWGKFRVKLLGRINDIGVVKPRTPVSYRELAKMPEHLRKYLASRDVGLLILSTPQGIMTHREALKRKIGGIVIAYVY; from the coding sequence ATGGTTATGCTTGACACCCTTGCCAACGCTATGGCCGCTATAAAGAACGCTGAGATGAGGGGTAAAGGCGAGGCTATAATTATGCCTTCGAGTAAGCTAATAGCCAACGTGCTCAGGATACTGGAGAAGGAGGGCTATATAGCAGGGTTCGAATACATAGACGACGGCAGATGGGGCAAGTTCAGGGTCAAGCTGCTGGGGAGGATTAACGATATAGGGGTTGTGAAGCCTAGGACGCCAGTTAGCTACAGGGAGCTAGCAAAGATGCCTGAGCACCTTAGGAAATACCTCGCCAGCAGGGACGTGGGCCTCCTCATACTATCGACGCCCCAGGGCATCATGACGCATAGAGAGGCTCTGAAGAGGAAGATAGGAGGAATAGTGATAGCCTACGTCTACTGA
- the rpsC gene encoding 30S ribosomal protein S3, which produces MPTKVVRHFLNQGLLRTKIDEWLAQNFYEAGYSRVKVVQTSLGTNITIWAERPALIIGRRGATIRRLQEVFQTVFGLPNPRIRVEQPENPMLDARVQAFRIARSIERGIHFRRVAFAALNRIMSNGALGVEITISGKLTSERARFEKFKAGKVYKSGHKVDELVDRASAYARLPKGVIGVDVIIVKPGKPGDYVRIKSEEEVKEVIESIRSEIEALGLQEETARGLSEHMEPARPGEEQEEA; this is translated from the coding sequence GTGCCGACAAAGGTTGTTAGGCACTTCCTAAACCAGGGCCTCCTCAGGACTAAGATAGACGAGTGGCTGGCGCAGAACTTCTACGAGGCGGGCTACAGCAGAGTAAAGGTTGTCCAGACGAGCCTGGGGACGAACATCACGATATGGGCGGAGAGGCCAGCCCTGATAATAGGGAGGCGGGGGGCGACCATCAGGAGGCTCCAGGAGGTGTTCCAGACGGTCTTCGGCCTGCCCAACCCGAGGATCAGGGTCGAGCAGCCCGAAAACCCCATGCTGGACGCCAGGGTCCAGGCTTTCAGGATAGCTAGATCCATAGAGAGGGGTATACACTTCAGGAGGGTCGCCTTCGCAGCCCTCAACAGGATAATGTCGAACGGCGCCCTCGGCGTCGAGATAACCATAAGCGGTAAGCTAACCAGCGAGAGGGCGAGGTTCGAGAAGTTTAAGGCGGGCAAGGTCTACAAGAGCGGTCACAAGGTTGACGAACTCGTCGACAGAGCCTCCGCCTACGCACGCCTGCCGAAGGGCGTTATAGGCGTTGACGTGATAATAGTGAAGCCTGGCAAGCCAGGGGACTACGTGAGGATAAAGAGTGAGGAGGAGGTTAAGGAGGTTATAGAGAGTATACGCTCCGAGATTGAGGCCCTCGGCCTGCAGGAGGAGACGGCTAGAGGGCTTTCAGAGCATATGGAGCCAGCCAGGCCCGGCGAGGAGCAGGAGGAGGCATAG
- a CDS encoding 50S ribosomal protein L5 yields MSARAQALPIPPERVSEILEEWKSRPMRRPRIVKVTVNISIGQSGERLQRAAEVLEELTGQKPVFRKAKRTIRAFGVRKGENIAVMVTLRGEKALNFLKRALEAVGHRIKASSIDEHGNVSFGIEEHILIPGVKYDPRVGILGMDVAITVQRPGHRIVERRRQRRGHIPRRHRVTREETMVLLNQLFGVTFI; encoded by the coding sequence GTGAGTGCCAGGGCACAGGCTCTGCCAATCCCTCCCGAGAGGGTTAGCGAGATTCTCGAGGAGTGGAAGAGCAGACCTATGAGGAGACCCAGGATTGTGAAGGTTACTGTTAACATAAGCATTGGCCAAAGCGGGGAGAGGCTTCAGAGGGCGGCCGAGGTCCTTGAGGAGCTGACGGGCCAGAAGCCGGTCTTCCGCAAGGCGAAAAGGACTATTAGGGCGTTCGGCGTCAGGAAGGGCGAGAACATTGCGGTCATGGTCACTCTACGAGGGGAGAAGGCGTTAAACTTCCTCAAGAGAGCGTTGGAGGCTGTAGGCCATAGGATAAAGGCTAGTAGTATAGACGAGCACGGGAACGTCTCCTTCGGGATTGAGGAGCACATTCTAATACCGGGTGTCAAGTACGACCCTAGAGTGGGTATACTAGGCATGGACGTAGCGATAACAGTGCAGAGGCCAGGCCATAGGATAGTGGAGAGGAGGCGTCAGAGGAGAGGCCATATACCGAGGAGGCACAGGGTGACGAGGGAGGAGACTATGGTGCTGCTCAACCAGCTATTCGGCGTCACCTTCATCTAA
- a CDS encoding VWA domain-containing protein yields the protein MSRGLRLEDIASGLPAAAEVLRRQGHSIGTSELVDIITLARSYADLEGRDFLGEDELAMVVEAVVKSKRLSEAVVEELRRASSSSRFRERVERLESEIMASLQAMGAKPGWRVSKKGVSRRGREAVAAYMMLKNVGAIHGRPGRERVADAQSLRSLAYTLARQGMESLREAYLTKPSRGGKERRLMEAEAGLSPRLTELDEKGLVELGWASMRKGNARLLKDVGLELARRARTGSLTRVRDAYRIMRRAGTLDRETLSLMIATDPSLSSAPEADANTVARAVGIAGSERGGEILAKRLRDARPGEAEDLVSKVPPEALWAVKSHSLDGWKGELLDAASRAAASLRSALRYMEGGGEGWRELGYSMALEAISRASRLGESASIGGLSRATVFGMAETAIAILELESSRPGDPERVYSILSRLALPAAVKVLRSLYSRASADEREVLVRSMEKLLYKYSVRHGLRLLPKTVLSPRRSPRVDVRRSIYQSIRGGRPTIVYRERLRAGRLSLALDVSSSMIDYSSWAIAVASLFLSNISRLVFFSHTSTVLEGPLSRREVARSLLSVEFRGYTDISTALEKAAQPGVKKVVAVSDLQQTVDSQPIPHVVKNLHRSGYRVAFITPPSARPEDVEAVREAGARVVTAWTPRQAALGVLRHILRRP from the coding sequence ATGTCTAGGGGCCTCAGGCTAGAGGATATAGCTTCTGGACTCCCGGCTGCCGCCGAGGTCCTCAGGCGCCAGGGCCACAGCATCGGCACCTCGGAGCTAGTCGACATTATAACACTTGCGAGGAGCTACGCCGACCTCGAGGGCAGGGATTTCCTGGGCGAGGACGAGCTGGCCATGGTAGTGGAGGCTGTGGTAAAGTCCAAAAGGCTATCGGAAGCCGTTGTGGAGGAGCTGAGGAGGGCTTCATCCAGCAGCAGGTTCAGGGAGAGGGTGGAGAGGCTGGAGAGCGAGATAATGGCTAGCCTCCAGGCTATGGGGGCTAAGCCCGGGTGGAGGGTATCCAAGAAGGGGGTTTCGAGGAGGGGGAGGGAGGCTGTAGCTGCCTATATGATGCTGAAAAACGTGGGGGCCATACACGGGAGGCCAGGGAGGGAGAGGGTTGCGGACGCCCAGAGCCTGAGGAGCCTGGCCTACACTCTAGCAAGGCAGGGGATGGAGAGCCTCAGGGAGGCCTATCTCACGAAGCCCTCGAGGGGCGGGAAGGAGAGGCGGCTGATGGAGGCCGAGGCGGGGCTCTCGCCAAGGCTCACCGAGCTAGACGAGAAGGGGCTCGTCGAGCTGGGTTGGGCATCTATGAGGAAGGGTAACGCTAGGCTCTTGAAGGATGTGGGGCTAGAGCTTGCTAGGAGGGCTAGGACCGGCTCTCTGACTAGGGTGCGGGACGCCTACAGGATCATGAGGAGGGCGGGGACGCTCGACAGGGAGACCCTCTCCCTCATGATAGCCACAGACCCCTCCCTCTCCTCCGCTCCAGAGGCTGACGCCAACACGGTAGCCAGGGCTGTGGGCATAGCTGGTAGCGAGCGTGGAGGGGAGATACTGGCGAAGAGGCTTAGGGACGCGCGCCCAGGGGAGGCTGAGGACCTCGTCTCGAAGGTACCGCCCGAGGCTTTGTGGGCTGTGAAAAGCCATAGCCTAGACGGGTGGAAGGGCGAGCTGCTGGACGCTGCCTCCAGAGCCGCAGCCAGCCTTAGGAGCGCGCTTAGATATATGGAGGGAGGGGGTGAGGGGTGGAGGGAGCTAGGCTACAGTATGGCTCTGGAGGCGATAAGCAGGGCCTCTAGACTAGGGGAGTCCGCCTCTATAGGGGGGCTGAGCAGGGCCACGGTTTTCGGCATGGCCGAGACGGCTATAGCAATCCTGGAGCTGGAGTCGTCCAGGCCGGGCGACCCGGAGAGGGTGTACTCGATACTCTCCAGGCTCGCCCTTCCCGCCGCGGTTAAGGTCCTCAGGAGCCTGTACTCGAGGGCCAGCGCGGATGAGAGGGAGGTGCTTGTGCGGAGCATGGAGAAGCTTCTCTACAAGTATTCGGTTAGACACGGTCTAAGGCTTCTCCCGAAGACTGTCCTGTCCCCGAGGAGGAGCCCGAGGGTTGATGTGAGGAGGAGCATATACCAGAGTATCAGGGGCGGAAGGCCCACGATAGTTTATAGGGAGAGGCTGAGGGCGGGTAGGCTGAGCCTCGCCCTCGACGTGAGCTCCTCCATGATAGACTACTCCTCCTGGGCTATAGCAGTCGCCAGCCTCTTTCTCTCAAACATTTCAAGGCTAGTCTTCTTCAGCCACACCTCCACAGTCCTCGAGGGCCCCCTAAGCAGGAGGGAGGTTGCCAGGTCCCTCCTCTCCGTAGAGTTCAGGGGCTACACAGACATATCCACGGCCCTGGAAAAGGCTGCACAGCCGGGTGTAAAGAAGGTTGTGGCAGTCAGCGACCTGCAGCAGACAGTCGATAGCCAGCCAATACCGCATGTCGTCAAGAACCTACACAGGTCTGGCTACAGGGTCGCCTTCATAACCCCGCCCAGCGCGAGGCCTGAGGATGTGGAGGCGGTGAGGGAGGCGGGGGCGAGGGTGGTGACCGCATGGACGCCGCGCCAGGCCGCACTCGGGGTCCTCAGACACATCCTAAGACGCCCCTGA
- a CDS encoding 50S ribosomal protein L14, translating to MAKKKKYGVVVSRYGVNPGLQVGSYVPVADNSGAKEVMIISVPQVKTRLRRLPSAGVGDLVVVSVKKGTPQMRRQVVYAVVVRQRRPFRRPDGTWVSFEDNAVVIVNPDGTPRGSEVRGPIAREAAERWPRVAKIATMII from the coding sequence GTGGCTAAGAAGAAGAAGTATGGGGTAGTAGTCTCACGCTACGGGGTAAACCCCGGGCTCCAGGTAGGGAGCTACGTGCCGGTTGCCGACAACAGCGGGGCCAAGGAGGTTATGATAATAAGCGTGCCCCAGGTGAAAACGAGGCTTAGGAGGCTGCCTTCCGCCGGAGTAGGCGACCTGGTTGTTGTGAGCGTGAAGAAGGGGACTCCCCAGATGAGACGGCAGGTTGTATACGCAGTGGTCGTAAGGCAGAGGAGGCCCTTCAGGAGGCCCGACGGCACCTGGGTTTCATTCGAAGACAACGCGGTTGTGATAGTCAACCCGGACGGGACTCCGAGGGGTAGCGAGGTTAGAGGTCCCATAGCAAGGGAGGCCGCTGAGAGGTGGCCTAGGGTGGCTAAGATAGCTACAATGATAATATAG
- a CDS encoding 30S ribosomal protein S19 translates to MRPEWRKFRYRGRTLEELLKMDIEELARLFPARQRRSLLRGLTPAQQKLLLKVRKIRRRIEEGRLKRPPVIRTHVRDMIILPEMVGLTIAVYNGKEFIPVKIVPEMIGHYLGEFSPTTRIVQHGEPGLKATRSSLHVASK, encoded by the coding sequence ATGCGGCCAGAGTGGAGGAAGTTCAGGTACAGGGGGAGGACGCTTGAGGAGCTGTTGAAGATGGATATTGAGGAGCTGGCTCGCCTCTTCCCGGCTAGGCAGAGGCGCAGCCTGCTGAGGGGCTTAACACCAGCACAGCAGAAGCTGCTGCTGAAGGTTAGGAAGATTAGGAGGAGGATTGAGGAGGGCCGTCTTAAGAGGCCCCCGGTTATAAGGACCCATGTAAGAGACATGATCATACTGCCGGAGATGGTGGGCCTAACCATAGCGGTGTACAACGGCAAGGAGTTCATACCAGTTAAGATAGTGCCGGAGATGATAGGCCACTACCTGGGAGAGTTCAGCCCGACAACGAGGATAGTCCAGCACGGAGAGCCGGGTCTGAAGGCCACGAGGAGCAGCCTACACGTGGCCAGCAAGTAG
- a CDS encoding 30S ribosomal protein S17 → MPKFKQVKNLKIPGVSPPERVCSDPNCPWHGALRVRGVLLEGVVAKARARRMVVVQHEYLYYDKKYKRYERRSKKIHAHLPDCISVREGDLVVIGETRPISKTVKFTVLGVKRR, encoded by the coding sequence GTGCCGAAGTTCAAGCAGGTTAAAAACCTGAAGATACCTGGCGTTAGCCCCCCTGAGAGGGTGTGTAGCGACCCAAATTGCCCTTGGCATGGCGCTCTTAGGGTCAGGGGAGTGCTCCTGGAGGGGGTTGTGGCTAAGGCTAGGGCTAGGAGGATGGTAGTAGTGCAGCACGAATACCTCTACTACGACAAGAAGTATAAGAGGTACGAGCGGAGGAGCAAGAAGATACACGCCCATCTGCCTGACTGTATAAGCGTTAGGGAGGGAGACTTAGTTGTTATTGGGGAGACTAGGCCGATATCCAAGACGGTCAAGTTCACCGTCCTCGGAGTCAAGAGGAGGTAG
- a CDS encoding 30S ribosomal protein S14: MAKIRPPKPKRMGRGAQRCQRCGTRDAVIQKYGLYLCRQCFREIAPTLGFRKNR; encoded by the coding sequence GTGGCTAAGATAAGGCCTCCAAAGCCCAAGAGGATGGGGCGCGGGGCCCAGAGGTGCCAGAGGTGTGGGACCAGGGATGCGGTTATACAGAAATACGGCCTCTACCTATGCCGCCAGTGCTTCAGAGAGATAGCTCCAACGCTGGGGTTCAGAAAGAACAGGTAG
- a CDS encoding ribonuclease P protein component 1 codes for MQGKRRPRRPKTPPLLTGLRVRILSHSDPSLEGLEGRVVVEGSRSLRILTPRGIVTVLKDLAVLEVESPGGEYIRISGTVLIGNPLERVKEYRWRVSRRCRSSSRLKT; via the coding sequence GTGCAGGGGAAGAGAAGGCCTAGGCGCCCCAAAACACCACCCCTCCTCACCGGCCTGCGCGTCAGGATACTCTCCCACAGCGACCCCTCCCTCGAGGGTCTCGAGGGGAGGGTCGTAGTTGAGGGGAGCAGGTCCCTCAGGATACTAACCCCTCGGGGGATAGTCACTGTTCTCAAGGATCTGGCGGTGCTCGAGGTGGAGTCCCCGGGCGGTGAGTATATTAGGATATCTGGCACAGTGTTAATCGGGAATCCCCTGGAGAGGGTTAAGGAGTACAGGTGGAGGGTGTCCCGGCGGTGCCGAAGTTCAAGCAGGTTAAAAACCTGA
- the rpmC gene encoding 50S ribosomal protein L29: protein MGKFRIKTKELRGMSIEELEKTLRELRIKLMGLRYKAKVGLLENPGELRETRRNVARILTVLREKRAGEEKA, encoded by the coding sequence GTGGGCAAGTTTAGGATAAAGACTAAGGAGCTTAGGGGCATGAGCATTGAGGAGCTCGAGAAGACTCTCAGGGAGCTGAGGATAAAGCTCATGGGGCTGAGGTATAAGGCCAAGGTGGGTCTACTGGAGAACCCTGGCGAGCTGAGGGAGACAAGGAGGAATGTGGCCCGTATACTAACTGTTTTGAGGGAGAAGCGTGCAGGGGAAGAGAAGGCCTAG
- the rplV gene encoding 50S ribosomal protein L22, with amino-acid sequence MPRWGYSVKLRDESEVAKAVLRNVPVHPKVMAEVAGAIRGMTLGEARRYLKAVVEKREAVPFRRAHGKQAHRRGMADKWGWPVGRYPVKAARYMLKLLDNVEANAANKNLDIERLKIIHVAAHKGITLKRWMPRAWGRATPRNRVHSHIEIVVREV; translated from the coding sequence GTGCCTAGGTGGGGCTACAGCGTTAAGCTGAGGGACGAGTCTGAAGTTGCGAAGGCTGTTTTGAGGAACGTGCCGGTTCACCCTAAGGTTATGGCAGAGGTCGCGGGGGCGATAAGAGGCATGACGCTGGGTGAGGCGAGGCGCTACCTAAAGGCTGTTGTCGAGAAGAGGGAGGCTGTGCCCTTCAGGAGGGCCCACGGCAAGCAGGCTCACAGGAGGGGGATGGCGGACAAGTGGGGCTGGCCCGTGGGCCGGTACCCCGTGAAGGCCGCCAGGTACATGCTGAAGCTGCTGGACAACGTCGAGGCTAACGCCGCCAACAAGAACCTCGATATCGAGAGGCTCAAGATCATACATGTAGCGGCTCACAAGGGGATAACCCTCAAGAGATGGATGCCCCGCGCCTGGGGGAGGGCGACTCCCCGGAACAGGGTTCACAGCCATATAGAGATCGTGGTTAGGGAGGTGTAA
- a CDS encoding 30S ribosomal protein S4e, translating into MARMGGQRRLKALAAPRFWPILRKEYKWVVKPRPGPHPAEKSLPLLLIVRNVLGYAQTAREARKLISEGHFRVDGVVRKDYKFPVGFMDVVEVVDTGEAFRMLPYPVKFFKLHPIPREEAGLKPVRIENKTTVRGGHIQLNLHDGRNILLRVKDPRNPEEDVYSTMDTLLITVPGQDIKSHVKFSEGAIAIIVGGRNVGRVGVVKSVQKGWGRKRTLVTLEDASGNLFQTSLDYVFVIGLDKPVISLPEGAWK; encoded by the coding sequence ATGGCTAGGATGGGTGGGCAGAGGAGGCTCAAAGCCCTAGCGGCGCCCAGGTTCTGGCCTATACTTCGTAAGGAGTATAAGTGGGTTGTAAAACCGAGGCCGGGCCCACACCCCGCCGAGAAGAGCCTGCCCCTGCTCCTGATTGTTAGGAACGTCCTGGGCTACGCCCAGACTGCGAGGGAGGCGAGAAAGCTTATCTCAGAGGGCCACTTCAGGGTTGACGGTGTAGTTAGGAAGGACTACAAGTTTCCCGTCGGGTTCATGGACGTTGTAGAGGTTGTTGACACTGGAGAGGCTTTCAGGATGCTCCCATACCCCGTCAAGTTCTTCAAGCTACACCCCATCCCTAGGGAGGAGGCTGGCCTGAAGCCCGTTAGGATCGAGAATAAGACGACAGTCAGGGGAGGCCATATACAGCTCAACCTTCACGATGGCCGGAATATACTGTTGAGGGTTAAGGATCCGAGGAACCCGGAGGAGGATGTCTACAGTACTATGGACACCCTCCTTATAACCGTGCCCGGCCAGGATATAAAGAGCCACGTCAAATTCAGTGAGGGAGCTATAGCAATAATAGTCGGAGGCCGCAACGTCGGCCGCGTAGGCGTGGTTAAGAGTGTGCAGAAGGGGTGGGGAAGAAAGAGGACTCTGGTCACTCTAGAGGATGCTAGCGGCAACCTCTTCCAGACCTCCCTGGACTACGTCTTCGTTATAGGCCTCGACAAGCCCGTAATATCGCTACCGGAGGGTGCGTGGAAGTGA
- the rplX gene encoding 50S ribosomal protein L24, whose product MPVLTKSRQPRKQRRALYRAPLHARQKLVSATLSPELREKYGVRSLPVRKGDKVRILRGDFKGHEGKVVKVDLRRLRIYIDGVTVTKADGTPVFRPIHPSNVMIIELDLSDEYRKRIIERRAKGRGGGEASE is encoded by the coding sequence GTGCCCGTGCTCACCAAGAGCAGGCAACCTAGGAAGCAGAGGAGGGCGCTCTACAGGGCGCCCCTCCACGCCAGGCAGAAGCTAGTCTCCGCAACGCTGAGCCCGGAGCTGAGGGAGAAGTACGGTGTTAGGAGTCTCCCGGTCAGAAAGGGGGATAAGGTTAGGATATTGAGGGGCGATTTCAAGGGCCACGAGGGTAAGGTTGTTAAGGTCGATCTGAGGAGGCTGAGGATCTACATAGACGGCGTGACGGTGACTAAGGCTGACGGCACTCCAGTCTTCAGGCCCATCCACCCGTCGAACGTTATGATAATTGAGCTTGACCTTAGCGACGAGTATAGGAAGAGGATAATCGAGAGGAGAGCGAAGGGTAGAGGGGGAGGAGAGGCCTCAGAATAA